One part of the Marinobacterium rhizophilum genome encodes these proteins:
- a CDS encoding TatD family hydrolase produces MFIDSHCHLDKIDLAPYNHDFDAMLAATRASQVDTLLSVSVSMESFSALYRSIEPHEGVFASVGVHPLHSDEGLVEVSALVREAARDKVIAIGETGLDYFYSAESAELQKASFVNHLQASTQTGLPLIVHTRDARADTLALIEQHGDPAVAGVLHCFTESWEMAAAAMDMNYFISFSGIVTFRNAQDLRDVVRKMPLDRLLIETDSPYLAPVPHRGKKNEPRFVSEVARCIADVRGVPVEEIAAASSENFYRLFRRAA; encoded by the coding sequence ATGTTTATTGATTCCCATTGTCACCTCGACAAGATCGACCTCGCACCCTACAACCATGATTTCGATGCCATGCTGGCGGCCACCCGGGCCAGCCAGGTTGATACGCTGCTCAGCGTGTCGGTCAGCATGGAGTCCTTTTCCGCGCTCTATCGGAGTATCGAGCCCCACGAGGGCGTTTTCGCATCCGTAGGGGTGCATCCACTGCATTCCGATGAAGGCCTCGTTGAGGTCAGTGCGCTGGTACGCGAGGCCGCGCGGGACAAGGTCATTGCCATTGGGGAGACCGGGCTGGATTATTTTTACAGTGCAGAGTCCGCCGAACTGCAAAAGGCCAGCTTTGTGAACCACTTGCAGGCGAGTACGCAAACCGGCCTGCCGTTGATCGTGCATACCCGGGATGCCCGGGCAGATACCCTGGCGCTGATCGAGCAGCATGGTGATCCGGCAGTGGCCGGTGTGCTGCACTGCTTTACCGAAAGCTGGGAAATGGCGGCGGCGGCCATGGATATGAATTATTTTATTTCCTTCTCGGGGATCGTAACCTTTCGCAATGCCCAGGACCTGCGAGACGTTGTGCGCAAAATGCCGCTGGATCGCTTGCTGATCGAAACCGACTCGCCTTATCTGGCGCCGGTGCCGCATCGGGGCAAAAAGAATGAGCCGCGCTTTGTCAGTGAGGTTGCACGCTGTATCGCGGACGTCCGGGGTGTGCCGGTAGAGGAAATAGCAGCAGCTTCGAGTGAAAACTTTTACCGGCTGTTTCGACGCGCCGCCTGA
- a CDS encoding malate dehydrogenase, giving the protein MRRPVRIAITGAAGSIANSLLFKIASGEMMGKDQPVILQLIEVPQAMEALRGIAMELEDCAYSLLHTITLHDNVEDGFKNTHFALLIGARPRGPGMERSDLLEVNAEIFTRQGRALNNFANRDVKVLVVGNPANTNALIASRNAPDLSPSQFTSLTRLDQNRARGILANHTGASPRDIRRVVIWGNHSPTQYPDLHQATILDRSAMDQIRFDWYTDEYIPKIQFRGGEIIKARGQSSAASAAQGIVDHMRDWVLGTDSGEFVSMGIVSDGSYGIEKGIIYSFPVRCDYGRYQIVQGLELNDFSRERMKATEAELLEEKAMVEHLLPAETAASHENLNICLRSGVTLYADGTGPDGASKYLTTNRVM; this is encoded by the coding sequence ATGAGAAGACCAGTACGAATTGCCATAACCGGCGCTGCCGGCAGCATCGCCAACAGCTTGCTGTTCAAAATCGCCTCCGGTGAAATGATGGGCAAGGACCAGCCGGTTATCCTGCAGCTGATCGAAGTGCCCCAGGCGATGGAAGCGCTGCGCGGTATCGCGATGGAGCTGGAAGATTGCGCCTATTCGCTGCTTCACACCATAACCTTGCATGACAATGTCGAGGATGGTTTCAAGAATACCCACTTTGCCTTGCTGATCGGTGCCCGCCCCCGTGGGCCGGGTATGGAGCGCAGTGATCTGCTGGAAGTTAACGCCGAGATCTTTACCCGCCAGGGCCGCGCACTGAATAATTTTGCCAACCGCGACGTGAAGGTGCTGGTGGTGGGTAACCCGGCCAATACCAATGCCTTGATCGCTAGCCGCAATGCGCCGGATCTGAGCCCGTCACAGTTTACGTCGCTGACCCGGCTGGATCAGAACCGTGCGCGCGGTATTCTGGCTAACCATACCGGCGCCAGCCCGCGGGATATTCGCCGTGTTGTCATCTGGGGCAACCATTCCCCGACGCAGTACCCGGACCTGCATCAGGCGACCATTCTGGACCGTTCGGCCATGGATCAGATCCGTTTCGACTGGTACACCGATGAATATATTCCCAAGATTCAGTTTCGTGGCGGCGAAATTATCAAGGCGCGCGGTCAGTCGAGTGCAGCGTCGGCGGCCCAGGGTATTGTTGATCACATGCGTGACTGGGTGCTGGGTACCGATTCGGGTGAGTTTGTCAGCATGGGGATTGTCAGTGATGGCAGCTATGGTATCGAGAAAGGCATTATCTATTCGTTCCCGGTGCGCTGTGACTATGGCCGTTACCAGATCGTGCAGGGGCTTGAGCTGAACGATTTCAGTCGAGAACGCATGAAGGCAACCGAAGCGGAGTTGCTTGAAGAAAAGGCTATGGTTGAGCATCTGCTGCCGGCAGAAACCGCTGCCTCCCACGAAAATCTTAATATCTGCCTGCGCTCCGGCGTCACCCTGTACGCCGACGGTACCGGGCCGGATGGTGCTAGCAAGTACCTCACCACCAACCGCGTCATGTAG
- a CDS encoding PilZ domain-containing protein: MSLVPRISHGILSLAIETKEDLYKAFMPFVTNGGLFIPTPRAYQLGEEVFMLLSLMEEPDKLPVTGKVIWVTPRVAQGGRVPGIGIQLSPDDNTLVRKVETYLAGALNSGRRTHSL; this comes from the coding sequence ATGTCCTTAGTGCCGCGCATCAGTCATGGTATTTTGTCCCTGGCCATAGAAACCAAGGAAGATCTTTACAAGGCCTTTATGCCCTTTGTGACCAACGGCGGCCTGTTTATCCCGACGCCGCGGGCCTATCAGCTGGGTGAAGAGGTTTTCATGTTGCTGAGCCTGATGGAAGAACCGGACAAGCTGCCGGTGACCGGCAAGGTGATCTGGGTCACGCCCCGGGTTGCCCAGGGAGGCCGTGTGCCGGGCATCGGCATCCAGTTGTCTCCGGACGATAATACCCTCGTGCGCAAGGTCGAGACCTACCTTGCCGGTGCGCTGAATTCGGGGCGTCGAACCCATTCGCTGTAA
- a CDS encoding class I SAM-dependent methyltransferase, translating to MSALRVRYQTLEFGAVDIHVRSLRDKQEFLDSGGAAEKLGISSASWPLFGVVWPSGQVLAHLMFEYEIAGKRILEVGCGLGLTSLVLNHRLADITATDYHPEVGAFLSENVQLNHGRAIPFVRTGWGDTQTTLGRFDLIVGSDLLYEREHVELLAGFIEQHARPRCAVVLVDPGRGNHARFSKLMIALGYSHSQAAPKNVDYLAQPFKGQILSYRR from the coding sequence ATGTCAGCATTACGTGTGCGTTACCAGACTCTGGAGTTTGGGGCTGTCGATATCCATGTTCGATCCCTGCGTGACAAGCAGGAATTTCTAGACTCCGGCGGTGCCGCCGAAAAGCTCGGTATCTCGTCGGCCTCCTGGCCGTTGTTTGGCGTTGTCTGGCCATCCGGACAGGTGCTGGCCCATCTGATGTTCGAGTATGAAATTGCCGGCAAGCGCATCCTGGAGGTGGGCTGTGGTCTTGGTTTGACCAGCCTGGTGTTGAATCATCGCCTGGCAGATATTACCGCGACGGATTATCACCCCGAGGTTGGCGCTTTCCTGAGCGAAAATGTGCAGCTCAATCATGGCAGGGCGATTCCCTTTGTCCGTACCGGCTGGGGGGATACGCAAACGACGCTGGGCCGGTTCGACCTTATTGTCGGCAGTGATCTGCTGTATGAGCGTGAACACGTCGAGTTGCTGGCGGGCTTTATCGAGCAGCATGCCAGGCCCCGATGCGCGGTGGTGCTGGTTGATCCCGGGCGCGGCAACCATGCGCGCTTCAGCAAGCTGATGATTGCCCTGGGCTACAGCCACTCCCAGGCTGCGCCGAAAAACGTGGACTACCTGGCGCAGCCATTCAAGGGGCAGATTCTCAGTTACCGGCGTTAG
- a CDS encoding DNA polymerase III subunit delta': MNESGTQVYPWLGERWSYLARLHDQQRLPHALMINGPQGIGKRDFAQALSRYLLCQGARGDAACGTCRSCVLFDSGGHPDLFQLSPEEAGKPIKVQQVRDLTGFLHSTAQQGGYRVVILEPAEAMNPSSANALLKTLEEPGRDTILLLVTHRLGQVMPTIRSRCQRVDCHLPEPAVAQQWLCGQLELESDKAQQLLSICLGSPLRARDYIEQDLMQLRRKFIEGLADILKQRRTALEVAQQLAKEDLELLLGWLYGWLLDIVRVLGTGDESCLRHLDANNMLRAVSRKTSAQAVYALSDLVHQERVSLMQRLNPNRQLLLERILLSWSALVR; the protein is encoded by the coding sequence ATGAATGAGTCCGGCACGCAAGTTTACCCCTGGCTGGGTGAGCGCTGGAGTTACCTGGCTCGCCTGCATGACCAGCAGCGCCTGCCCCATGCACTGATGATCAATGGCCCCCAGGGTATCGGCAAGCGGGATTTTGCCCAGGCGCTGTCACGCTACCTGCTGTGCCAGGGAGCACGCGGCGATGCCGCCTGCGGCACCTGTCGCAGTTGTGTGCTGTTTGACAGCGGCGGGCATCCTGACCTGTTTCAGTTGTCTCCGGAAGAGGCGGGCAAGCCCATCAAGGTGCAGCAGGTGCGTGACCTGACGGGTTTTTTGCACAGCACGGCGCAGCAGGGTGGTTACCGGGTGGTGATACTGGAGCCGGCTGAGGCGATGAATCCCTCGTCCGCCAATGCCCTGCTGAAAACGCTGGAAGAACCCGGACGCGATACTATCCTGTTGCTGGTGACGCATCGCCTGGGGCAGGTCATGCCGACCATTCGCAGCCGCTGCCAGCGGGTGGATTGTCATCTGCCCGAGCCTGCAGTCGCGCAGCAGTGGCTGTGCGGGCAGCTCGAGCTCGAGTCTGACAAGGCGCAGCAATTACTGAGTATCTGCCTGGGATCGCCATTGCGTGCCCGCGACTATATTGAACAGGACCTGATGCAGTTGCGGCGCAAGTTTATCGAGGGTCTGGCGGACATCCTGAAGCAGCGCCGTACGGCGCTGGAAGTCGCACAGCAGCTGGCCAAAGAAGATCTGGAGCTTTTGCTGGGATGGTTGTATGGTTGGCTATTAGATATTGTGCGGGTTCTGGGCACCGGTGATGAAAGTTGTTTGCGTCATCTGGATGCAAATAACATGCTGCGGGCTGTGTCGCGCAAAACCAGTGCCCAGGCTGTTTACGCACTGTCTGATCTGGTCCACCAGGAGCGGGTCAGTCTGATGCAGCGCTTGAACCCCAACCGCCAACTGCTGCTGGAGCGGATATTGTTGAGTTGGTCGGCGCTGGTGAGATAA
- a CDS encoding DUF1223 domain-containing protein: MRAVLLGVWVLLWCCVVQAQRFESAAEGANLVELYTSEGCSSCPPADAWLSTLAADPQLFGTLFPVAFHVDYWNQLGWPDRFSSGRYSERQRSYVRQGHVSQVYTPGLVVNGQEWRGWLRGQRRWQIAPVTAGVLLLDYQADQLEARYNATGRGRHALHLVRLGMGLHTEVKAGENSGRRLSHDFVVLDYHRRAPENGRWSLDLGAVPDKGQRRVALVAWVSLEANLQPLQVAGGFIDPEAQ, translated from the coding sequence ATGAGAGCGGTTTTGCTTGGCGTCTGGGTGCTGCTGTGGTGCTGTGTTGTACAGGCCCAAAGGTTCGAATCCGCGGCAGAGGGCGCGAACCTGGTGGAGCTCTATACGTCCGAAGGGTGCAGCAGTTGCCCGCCCGCCGACGCCTGGCTAAGCACGCTGGCAGCGGATCCGCAGCTGTTTGGCACATTGTTCCCTGTGGCGTTCCATGTGGATTACTGGAATCAGCTGGGCTGGCCGGATCGGTTTTCATCAGGCCGCTATAGCGAGCGTCAGCGCAGCTATGTGCGTCAGGGGCATGTCAGTCAGGTGTATACCCCCGGGCTGGTTGTGAACGGGCAGGAGTGGCGTGGCTGGCTGCGGGGTCAGCGGCGCTGGCAGATCGCTCCTGTCACGGCCGGTGTTCTGTTGCTCGACTACCAGGCAGATCAGCTGGAGGCGCGTTACAACGCTACCGGCCGCGGCAGGCATGCGCTGCACCTGGTGCGCCTGGGGATGGGGCTGCATACGGAGGTTAAGGCCGGAGAAAACAGCGGGCGTCGGCTGTCCCATGATTTTGTTGTGCTCGATTATCACCGGCGTGCGCCTGAAAACGGTCGCTGGTCGCTGGATCTGGGGGCCGTGCCCGACAAGGGGCAACGCCGCGTGGCGCTCGTGGCCTGGGTCAGCCTGGAGGCGAATCTGCAGCCGCTGCAGGTGGCGGGCGGCTTTATAGATCCTGAGGCTCAGTGA
- a CDS encoding secondary thiamine-phosphate synthase enzyme YjbQ — MWIRKEIQLSPRARGFHLITQDIERELPELQRLRVGLLHLFIKHSSASLAINENADPDVRRDFEAFFHQLVPENAPWCTHLDEGPDDMPAHIKAGLLGSSLSIPVSDGHLDLGLWQGIYLCEHRNRGGSRHIVLTLQGE; from the coding sequence ATGTGGATTCGAAAGGAAATACAGTTAAGTCCCCGTGCCCGGGGCTTTCATCTCATTACCCAGGATATCGAGCGCGAGCTGCCCGAGCTGCAACGGCTGCGGGTGGGCTTGTTGCACCTGTTCATCAAGCACAGTTCGGCTTCGCTGGCGATCAACGAGAATGCCGACCCGGATGTCAGGCGAGATTTCGAAGCCTTTTTTCACCAGCTGGTGCCGGAAAATGCGCCCTGGTGCACCCACCTGGACGAAGGGCCGGATGACATGCCGGCCCATATCAAGGCCGGCCTGCTCGGCTCAAGCCTGAGTATTCCCGTGAGCGACGGGCACCTGGATCTGGGGCTCTGGCAGGGAATTTATCTCTGCGAGCACAGAAACCGGGGCGGC
- a CDS encoding MBL fold metallo-hydrolase, which translates to MIFEQIATGGCQSYLVGCADSCSAVLIDPEISQVDRYIALAARDGLRIHYVIDTHTHADHFSATRAIAQALKVPVVMHRDSPAPFADLRLQDADLLRVGNLRVQALHTPGHTADSMCLLLDDRIFTGDTLLIGGTGRTDLPSGDPSALYDSLFNGILKLDPALRVYPAHDYKQRGFTTIAQELASNPRLQHSDRLDFIQMMEQLDLNAPTHLTEALRTNMSGGKSVAQLLAEAASKTPFVSLSELRARTLAGSADLVVLDVRERDAFDAAHIPGAVNLPRGQLELRVNDVLPDPTRRIVTLCQFGKVSTLAAATLRELGFLRTSALDGGMTAWQEAGYPLEQTG; encoded by the coding sequence ATGATATTTGAGCAGATTGCAACGGGGGGATGTCAGTCATATCTGGTGGGCTGCGCCGACAGCTGCTCGGCGGTATTGATTGATCCCGAGATCAGCCAGGTCGACCGCTATATTGCGCTCGCGGCCCGGGACGGGCTGCGCATTCACTATGTGATTGATACCCATACCCACGCCGACCACTTTTCCGCCACGCGTGCCATCGCGCAGGCGCTGAAGGTTCCGGTGGTGATGCATCGCGACAGTCCCGCGCCCTTCGCCGATCTGCGCCTGCAGGATGCCGACCTGTTGCGGGTTGGTAACTTGCGCGTACAGGCGCTGCATACGCCCGGCCACACCGCGGATTCGATGTGCCTGTTGCTCGACGACCGGATTTTTACCGGGGACACCCTGCTGATCGGGGGGACCGGTCGCACGGATTTGCCCTCGGGAGATCCGTCTGCGCTCTATGACAGCCTGTTCAACGGTATCCTCAAGCTCGATCCGGCGTTGCGCGTGTATCCGGCCCATGATTACAAGCAGCGCGGCTTTACCACGATCGCACAGGAGCTGGCGAGTAACCCGCGCTTGCAGCACAGTGATCGCCTGGACTTTATACAGATGATGGAGCAGCTGGACCTGAATGCGCCGACGCACCTGACCGAGGCGTTGCGTACCAACATGAGTGGTGGCAAAAGCGTGGCGCAACTGCTGGCCGAGGCCGCGAGCAAAACCCCCTTTGTATCCCTGTCCGAGCTGCGTGCCCGCACGCTTGCGGGAAGCGCGGACCTGGTTGTGCTGGATGTGCGTGAGCGCGATGCCTTTGATGCCGCTCACATACCCGGTGCCGTGAATTTGCCGCGCGGCCAGCTCGAACTGCGGGTTAACGATGTCCTGCCTGATCCGACCCGGCGTATCGTGACCCTGTGCCAGTTTGGCAAGGTGTCGACATTGGCGGCCGCGACACTGCGCGAGCTGGGCTTTCTGCGCACCTCTGCCCTAGATGGCGGCATGACGGCCTGGCAGGAAGCAGGGTATCCGCTGGAGCAGACTGGCTGA